The genomic window TGTTCGAGATCAAGCGGACCATCGCGGAGGGCGTGTCGCCCGCCTTGGAGAAGCAGCGCGCCAAGCGTCGTCTGAAAGAGGCGCGCAGCTTCGAGTATGTCGCCCAGCGTTGGATGGACACCGCACCGATGGCGGACAGCACGCGGAACATGCGCCGGTCGATCTTCAATCGCGAGGTGCTGCCGCAGTGGCGCAACCGTTTGCTCAGCGAGATCACTCCCGACGACATCCGGGCGCACTGCAAGACCATCGTGGACCGTGGCGCGCCGGCGACGGCGATCCATGTGCGCGACATCGTCAAACAGATCTACGCCTGGGCCATCCTGCACGGGGAGAAGATCGACAATCCGGCGGACGGCGTGGGGCCGGCGTCGATCGCGACCTTCCGGCCGCGCGACCGCAGCCTGTCGCCGAGCGAGATCCGGATCATGCTGGGGGTTCTCGGAGAGGTGGCGACCCTGCCGACCATCCGGCTCGGGCTGAAGTTCATCCTCCTCAGCATGGTGCGAAAGAGCGAACTGCAGGATGGCGTCTGGCCAGAAGTGGATTTCGAGAACGCCGTCTGGTCGATCCCCGCGGCGCGGATGAAACGGTCCCGGCCCCACAATGTCTATCTGTCGACCCAGATGCTCGACATCCTGATCGCCCTGAAGACCTGCGCGGGGAACTCCAAATACATCCTTCCGTCGCGCTACGACGCGGACGCGCCGATGTCGCGGGCGACCTTCAATCGCGTGACCTCCGCTATCGCCGAGCTGGCGAAGAAGCGAGGACTGCCGTTGGAGCCTTTCACGGTTCATGACCTGCGCCGCACGGCTTCGACCCTGTTGCATGAGATGGGGTTCAACTCGGACTGGATCGAGAAGGGCCTGGCTCACGAGGAGCGGTCGTCACGCGGCGTCTACAACAAGGCGGAGTTCGAGATGCAGCGACGGCATATGGCGCAGCAGTGGTCGGACGCGGTCGAGGCCTGGGAGGCCGGGCGGACGTTCACGCCGGTGCTCAGTGTGCCGGAGGGAGAGGGACCTCGCTTCGATCCGAAGTTCTGACGGGTCGGCTGACGCGTCGGCGGACGTCGGGCGGCGGGGCGCGGCGGATCGGCTGGTTGCGGCGCCGCTCGAGCCAGGCCTCGACCTCGGCTAGGTCCCAGACCACGCAGCGGGGCGTCAGGAGGAACCGCTTCGGAAACTCGCCCCGGCGCTCCATCTCCCAGATGGTGCTGTCGGCGAGCGGCACCATCTGATGCAGTTCAGGCTTCTTGATCGTGCGCCGCAGGGGCGGGGTGGTCTGGCCCATGTCGAACTCCGTCTCTGTCCTCAGGAGAATCGACGCGAAAGCAGGCGATAGATGAAGCCGCAGGCTTACGCCCGGTCGCTTACGGTCGGGATCGACTCTCTCGCGATCACGCCGCCTTCGATCCGCAGCACGAGCTGGCGCGGGTCTGTGTGAGGTCCTCAAGGATGACGCAGTCAGGGCCAGGCCCGCCGGCGCAGGCCGCGTCGCAGTCGGTCACGAGCTTGGCCAGATCGGCTTCCAGCGCCTTCAGTTCGGAAAGCTTGGTCTGGACGTCCTCCAGGTTCCGACGCGCCAGATCGCGGGCGTCGAGGCAGGAGCGGTCGCCGTTCTCCAGCAGATCGACCAGACTGCGGACCTGGTCGATCGGAAACCCGAGCTCGCGGCAGCGGCGGATGAAAGTCAGTCGCTTGAGGTCGGCGTCGCCATAGGTGCGGTGGCCGCCGTCGCGTCGGGCGGCCCGGCGCACCAGGCCGATCTCCTCATAGTAGCGGATCGTCGGAGGGGTGGTCCCACTGCGCCTGGCGAGGGCTCCGATGGAAAGCGCGTGGTCCATGTCGTCATCCGGAAAAAGGGCTTGAAGCTAAAGTTACTTGAAGTCCTACAACGCGTCCACGGAACGGCGGATCGCGCCGTTCAGGAGAGTGAGACATGTTGCCGAAGGACGTCCCAATCGCCTGCACTCTGGGGGCCGGCGACTATCAGGCCCGGATGCGGTGGATCGCGGATCTCAACCAGCGCAGCCTTCAGGGTCATCATCGGGACGACCTGACGCTGCGTATCGACTATGAGGCCGGCGCCCTCGCGGATGTGGAAGAACTGGTCCGTCAGGAAACCGCCTGCTGCGCTTTCCTCGACTTCGAGATCGAGGAGCGCCCAAGCTCGGTCCGTCTCGTCGTCACGGCGCCGGAAGACGCCCGTCTCGCCGCCGACACCCTGTTCGAAGACTTTATCGCCTCGGGTCCGTCGACCCGGGCCCAAACC from Brevundimonas fontaquae includes these protein-coding regions:
- a CDS encoding tyrosine-type recombinase/integrase codes for the protein MLTDAALKNLKPKSKPYKSTDRDGLYAYISPGGAISFRYDYRFNGRRETLTLGRYGRGGLSLSQARERLFEIKRTIAEGVSPALEKQRAKRRLKEARSFEYVAQRWMDTAPMADSTRNMRRSIFNREVLPQWRNRLLSEITPDDIRAHCKTIVDRGAPATAIHVRDIVKQIYAWAILHGEKIDNPADGVGPASIATFRPRDRSLSPSEIRIMLGVLGEVATLPTIRLGLKFILLSMVRKSELQDGVWPEVDFENAVWSIPAARMKRSRPHNVYLSTQMLDILIALKTCAGNSKYILPSRYDADAPMSRATFNRVTSAIAELAKKRGLPLEPFTVHDLRRTASTLLHEMGFNSDWIEKGLAHEERSSRGVYNKAEFEMQRRHMAQQWSDAVEAWEAGRTFTPVLSVPEGEGPRFDPKF
- a CDS encoding helix-turn-helix transcriptional regulator — protein: MGQTTPPLRRTIKKPELHQMVPLADSTIWEMERRGEFPKRFLLTPRCVVWDLAEVEAWLERRRNQPIRRAPPPDVRRRVSRPVRTSDRSEVPLPPAH
- a CDS encoding MerR family transcriptional regulator; this encodes MDHALSIGALARRSGTTPPTIRYYEEIGLVRRAARRDGGHRTYGDADLKRLTFIRRCRELGFPIDQVRSLVDLLENGDRSCLDARDLARRNLEDVQTKLSELKALEADLAKLVTDCDAACAGGPGPDCVILEDLTQTRASSCCGSKAA